A segment of the Candidatus Eisenbacteria bacterium genome:
GTGCAGCACCCACTCGACGGTGAATTCCCGTCGTCCGCCGTCCGACCGCGGCCGCACGACCTCGCGTGACAGCTCGGAGTCTTCGAATCGGGACGTGACCCGCAGTGTATTCGCGCGCGCCCGCGCCATCAGATCGTCGAAGAACTCGATCGACCGTCCGTCGAGGGCGGCGGGAGGGGTCGCGCCGGCGGCCAGCGGCATGCCTTCCTCTTCGAGACCGAGTCCCAGCACCGCCTGAAGATCGCTGGTCGGCAGGCCCTCGAGGCCGACCGCCGTCAGATGGACTTCCGCGACTGCGAGGTGCGTGAGGAGCATGCCGATGGTGTTCATTC
Coding sequences within it:
- a CDS encoding DUF664 domain-containing protein — translated: MNIVRSALVVPAGHRSAAVARFVAQLDDLSERLRADTRGLTPEALSWQLAPGMNTIGMLLTHLAVAEVHLTAVGLEGLPTSDLQAVLGLGLEEEGMPLAAGATPPAALDGRSIEFFDDLMARARANTLRVTSRFEDSELSREVVRPRSDGGRREFTVEWVLHHMVEHFAGHYGQILLLIHARTKLGSRG